The genomic window ACACCATGCATTATTGCTGCATATTGGGCAATCAACTCTGAATTAAATTTAAAGTGCCTAATTAAAAAGTTGCACTCAGAAAATTATCAAATTATGCTACCAGTAGTTATCAAATCACAACAACCACTAGCGTTTGCAGTTTGGACACCTGATACTTTTTTTGAAATAAATAAATTTGGTATAAGCGAACCGATTAGCCCACTTGTTGAGCTTATCCCAGACATTGTTTTGGTTCCTATGGTGGGTTACACAAACGATAAACATAGAATCGGTTATGGCGGTGGATTTTACGATCGTACACTTGGCAGATGGAATAGTAAAAAT from Taylorella equigenitalis ATCC 35865 includes these protein-coding regions:
- a CDS encoding 5-formyltetrahydrofolate cyclo-ligase — its product is MKDITRKDLLFIRDSKSLEELASSSESVCETLYHFIKSKSPTPCIIAAYWAINSELNLKCLIKKLHSENYQIMLPVVIKSQQPLAFAVWTPDTFFEINKFGISEPISPLVELIPDIVLVPMVGYTNDKHRIGYGGGFYDRTLGRWNSKNINPIKIGISWADCVVPKDIDLQVEPHDVPMDFIATEKEIF